In one Macrobrachium rosenbergii isolate ZJJX-2024 chromosome 53, ASM4041242v1, whole genome shotgun sequence genomic region, the following are encoded:
- the LOC136834128 gene encoding uncharacterized protein — MLQVVLVGKAQAAYSALSVEDSSNYELMKDVILKAYALVPEAYRQKFRELKKASNETYSEFARCKERLFEDWCNSRKVGNMQDMRELILLEEFKNCVPKDLKAHLEETQVETLKVAARTSDEYSLTHKKVYEGETRVEAGKSNMFLPRHFKPSSPRRHFKPPSPNSYNFYRRSNLPPREIVCYGCGMKGHVMARCYKLKGNPPSKKTMLVGADKGIKLRKAREIKDRELLKDFGPYVSHGTVDFMNKPGSEEEVVILRDTGAAQTLLLESVVPPDVEICENELVLLDGFPDSVVSCPLITIKLKCSIIVGEVKVAAVKNLPIAGIGLVLGNDLAKGKVGTDPLLICNPVDSEFEKPLDFVDEVLPVSAVTRAQSKELKAEEECEIGKFFEDQENGKNELELNGGEVVSSMEADEWSRESLVREQKGDPEVSRLREIAERGGKEGDLYYLKEDILFMKCSSGEWRRVDQIVVPEKFRSHIMRRGHEDIFAGHVGINKTLERIRRNFYWTKMKKDIARFCKSCHICQLTGKPNEIVPKAPLIPVPSIGEPFQHILIDVVGPLPRASAGKEFILTILDRVSRYPEAIPLKSIKAP; from the coding sequence ATGTTGCAGGTAGTGTTAGTTGGGAAGGCCCAGGCAGCATATTCAGCTTTGTCAGTTGAGGATAGCTCTAATTATGAATTAATGAAAGATGTTATTTTGAAAGCATATGCATTAGTGCCTGAGGCCTATAGGCAGAAGTTTAGGGAATTAAAGAAGGCAAGTAATGAGACTTATTCAGAGTTTGCTAGATGCAAAGAAAGGTTATTTGAAGACTGGTGTAATTCTAGGAAAGTAGGAAATATGCAGGATATGAGGGAGCTAATTTTGTTGGAGGAGTTTAAAAATTGTGTACCAAAAGATTTAAAAGCTCATTTAGAGGAAACTCAAGTAGAAACATTAAAAGTAGCCGCTAGAACCTCAGATGAATATAGTTTGACCCATAAGAAAGTGTATGAAGGGGAGACAAGAGTTGAGGCAGGAAAAAGTAACATGTTCCTTCCTAGACATTTTAAGCCTTCGTCTCCTCGTAGACATTTTAAACCTCCCTCTCCCaatagttataatttttataggaGAAGTAACCTACCCCCTAGGGAGATAGTATGTTATGGGTGTGGTATGAAGGGTCACGTTATGGCTAGGTGTTATAAGTTAAAAGGTAATCCTCCTAGTAAGAAAACGATGTTAGTTGGGGCAGATAAGGGTATTAAGCTTAGAAAAGCGAGAGAGATAAAGGATAGGGAGTTATTGAAGGATTTCGGTCCTTATGTATCCCATGGTACAGTAGATTTTATGAATAAGCCAGGTAGTGAGGAGGAAGTAGTAATTTTAAGGGATACTGGTGCAGCTCAGACATTATTGTTAGAATCTGTGGTACCCCCAGATGTTGAGATTTGTGAAAATGAATTAGTATTATTAGATGGCTTTCCTGATAGTGTTGTGTCTTGCCCATTGATTACTATTAAACTTAAGTGTAGTATAATAGTGGGTGAGGTAAAAGTGGCAGCGGTTAAGAATTTACCTATTGCGGGAATAGGATTAGTGTTAGGTAATGATTTAGCCAAAGGTAAGGTGGGAACTGATCCCTTATTAATTTGTAACCCAGTAGACAGTGAGTTTGAGAAACCCTTAGACTTTGTAGATGAAGTTCTTCCAGTTAGTGCTGTTACCAGAGCTCAGTCGAAGGAGTTAAAAGCTGAGGAGGAGTGTGAGATAGGAAAGTTTTTTGAGGACCAGGAGAATGGCAAAAATGAGTTAGAATTAAATGGTGGAGAAGTAGTATCTAGTATGGAGGCCGATGAATGGTCTAGGGAGTCTTTAGTTAGAGAGCAGAAAGGTGACCCTGAGGTTAGTCGTTTGAGAGAAATAGCAGAGAGAGGAGGTAAGGAAGGAGATTTGTATTACTTGAAGGAGGATATACTGTTTATGAAATGTAGTTCTGGAGAGTGGAGGAGAGTTGACCAGATAGTAGTGCCTGAGAAATTTAGAAGTCATATAATGAGAAGGGGACATGAAGATATATTTGCAGGACATGTAGGTATAAACAAAACTTTAGAGCGTATCAGGCGTAATTTTTATtggacaaaaatgaagaaagacattGCTAGGTTCTGTAAATCATGCCACATATGTCAGTTGACTGGTAAACCCAATGAAATAGTGCCCAAAGCTCCACTAATACCTGTTCCTTCTATTGGTGAACCTTTCCAGCACATCTTGATAGACGTGGTTGGCCCGCTaccaagagccagtgctggcaaagaattcattttaactaTATTGGATAGAGTTTCTAGATATCCAGAAGCCATTCCATTGAAATCAATTAAGGCTCCGTAA